From one Gossypium hirsutum isolate 1008001.06 chromosome D08, Gossypium_hirsutum_v2.1, whole genome shotgun sequence genomic stretch:
- the LOC107962815 gene encoding BTB/POZ domain-containing protein At5g48800 — translation MDKHQQQQQLFLAKSTRQRCNEWIFRDVPSDITVEVNGVSFALHKFPLVSRSGRIQKLVAEHRDSDMLRVELVNVPGGAESFELAAKFCYGINFEITSFNVAQLYCVSDYLEMTEEFSKDNLGSRTEEYLEIVVCKNLEMCVEVLQQCESLLPLADELKIISRCIDAIASKACAEQIASSFSRLEYSSSGRLHMNRQTKCEGDWWIEDLSVIRIDLYQRLITAMKCRGVRPESIGASLVNFAQKELTKKCSLWNPSGLTKVDLGSTDHERLVVETIIGLLPVEKLAVPISFLFGLLRSAVMLDCSISCRLDLERRIGSQLDIATLDDILIPSFRHSGDGTLFDVDTVQRILVNFSQQDDSEGDMDDESVFESDSPRSPSQTALFKVAILVDNYLAEIAPDANLKLPKFLGIAETLPEHARTIHDGLYRAIDIYLKAHPSLPDEDRKRLCKLIDFQKLSQEAGAHAAQNERLPIQSIVQVLYFEQLRLRNALCCSYPDDDHKPAVHHQSWRISSGALSAAMSPRDNYASLRRENRELKLELTRMRMRLNDLEKEHVCMKRDMVKSRSRRFMRSFSKKIGKLSLFGHSSSRGSSSPSRQSYRTDSKVIERTCASTD, via the exons ATGGACAAACACCAGCAACAGCAACAGCTGTTCTTAGCAAAGAGCACAAGACAGCGTTGTAATGAATG GATTTTTCGAGATGTTCCAAGTGATATCACAGTGGAAGTAAATGGTGTATCTTTTGCTCTACACAAG TTTCCTCTTGTTTCTCGAAGTGGGAGAATTCAGAAACTAGTTGCAGAGCATAGGGATTCCGATATGTTAAGAGTGGAGCTTGTTAACGTACCTGGAGGTGCCGAGTCGTTCGAGTTGGCTGCAAAGTTCTGTTATGGCATTAACTTTGAGATTACATCTTTCAATGTGGCTCAGCTTTATTGCGTTTCCGATTACCTCGAGATGACTGAGGAGTTTTCGAAGGATAATCTCGGGTCTCGTACTGAAGAGTATCTCGAGATTGTTGTTTGCAAGAACTTGGAGATGTGTGTTGAGGTTTTGCAGCAATGTGAGAGTCTGCTTCCTCTTGCGGATGAGTTGAAGATCATTAGCCGTTGCATTGATGCGATTGCCTCGAAGGCTTGTGCGGAGCAGATTGCGTCGAGCTTCTCGCGTTTAGAGTATAGCAGTTCGGGTAGGCTTCATATGAACAGGCAAACAAAATGTGAGGGAGATTGGTGGATAGAAGATCTTTCTGTTATTCGGATTGATTTGTATCAAAGACTCATTACGGCCATGAAATGCCGCGGTGTCCGTCCTGAAAGTATTGGTGCCTCCCTTGTGAATTTCGCGCAGAAGGAGCTGACAAAGAAATGCAGTTTGTGGAATCCATCGGGCCTTACGAAAGTTGATTTGGGTTCAACCGATCATGAACGGCTTGTGGTCGAGACAATCATTGGACTTTTACCTGTTGAGAAACTTGCTGTGCCTATCAGTTTCCTTTTCGGACTCCTCCGAAGTGCAGTGATGCTTGATTGCTCGATTTCTTGTAGGCTTGATCTAGAACGGAGGATCGGATCTCAGTTGGATATCGCAACTCTTGATGACATCTTGATCCCGTCTTTTCGACATTCAGGAGATGGGACCTTATTTGATGTCGATACAGTTCAAAGGATATTAGTAAACTTTTCCCAGCAAGATGACAGTGAAGGTGATATGGATGATGAGTCGGTTTTCGAATCTGATAGTCCTCGATCACCGTCCCAAACTGCATTGTTCAAAGTTGCAATACTAGTTGATAATTACTTAGCCGAAATTGCTCCTGATGCAAATCTCAAGCTTCCGAAGTTCTTGGGAATTGCAGAGACTTTACCAGAACACGCTCGTACTATCCACGACGGGCTATATCGAGCCATTGATATTTATCTAAAA GCTCATCCGAGTTTACCAGATGAAGACCGGAAGAGACTCTGCAAGCTGATTGATTTCCAAAAGCTCTCACAAGAAGCCGGTGCACATGCTGCACAGAATGAACGACTTCCGATCCAATCGATAGTCCAAGTTCTTTATTTCGAGCAATTAAGGCTAAGAAATGCTTTGTGCTGCTCTTATCCCGATGATGATCACAAGCCGGCAGTGCATCACCAGTCTTGGCGGATCAGCAGCGGTGCACTCAGTGCAGCAATGTCCCCAAGAGACAACTATGCATCTCTGAGGCGAGAAAACCGGGAGTTAAAACTTGAGCTTACTCGAATGCGGATGAGATTAAACGATCTAGAGAAAGAACATGTTTGCATGAAGAGGGATATGGTGAAGTCTCGTTCTCGTAGATTCATGAGGTCTTTCTCAAAGAAAATCGGTAAACTAAGCTTGTTTGGGCATAGTTCTTCGAGAGGATCAAGTTCCCCTTCAAGGCAATCATATAGAACTGATTCTAAGGTGATTGAGAGAACATGTGCAAGCACTGATTAG